In Molothrus aeneus isolate 106 chromosome 13, BPBGC_Maene_1.0, whole genome shotgun sequence, a genomic segment contains:
- the LACTB gene encoding serine beta-lactamase-like protein LACTB, mitochondrial, translating to MAGLARALRRAAAPGRLPPARRGGGGAGPRPWGWGLALGLALGVRAAPAGGEPESGRDEKPPSPRGFGAAVERSRDLVRRIKDEAGIPGILVGVSVDGKEVWSEGLGYADVENRVLCKPETVMRIASISKCLTMMAAAKLWEEGKLDLDAPVQKYVPEFPEKVYEGEKVTITTRQLVSHLSGIRHYEKDITKVKEEKEKANRALKLTKSHQDKEQKAKEGKGTENTDCVKQKKEHDSETKSRNSKPGRNDKEFEQEEYYLKEKFESVIESLKIFKNDPLFFKPGSQFLYSTYGFTLLSAVVERASGQKFTDYMLKMFRDLDMLSTVLDDNEAMIYNRARCYIYNKKGRLVNAPYVDNSYKWAGGGFLSSVGDLLKFGNALLYSYQAGQFKNKNSKLLPGYLKPSTVAMMWTPVPKTEVSWDRDGKYAMAWAVVEKSQQCGCCRQQRHYASHTGGAVGASSVLLILPEELEPEAGGTWPGAPPRGVIVTIICNMQSVSLNSTALKIAREFEREKQAQCVG from the exons ATGGCGGGCCTGGCGCGGGCCCTgcggcgggcggcggctccCGGGCGGCTCCCCCCGGCCCGCagagggggcggcggggccgggccgcggccctggggctgggggctggcgCTGGGGCTGGCGCTGGGGGTTCGGGCGGCGCCGGCGGGAGGCGAGCCGGAGAGCGGGCGGGACGAGAAGCCGCCGTCGCCGCGGGGCTTCGGCGCGGCcgtggagaggagcagggaccTGGTGCGGAGGATCAAG gatGAAGCAGGAATCCCTGGTATATTAGTTGGAGTTTCTGTAGATGGAAAGGAAGTCTGGTCAGAAG GTTTGGGCTATGCTGACGTGGAGAACCGGGTGCTGTGCAAGCCAGAGACCGTCATGCGCATCGCCAGCATCAGCAAGTGTCTCACCATGATGGCTGCTGCTAAACTGTGGGAAGAGGGGAAACTGGATTTAGATGCTCCAGTGCAGAAATATGTCCCTGAATTTCCAGAAAAGGTCTACGAGGGTGAAAAG GTCACTATTACCACAAGACAGTTAGTTTCACACTTGAGTGGGATTCGTCACTATGAAAAAGATATTAcaaaagtaaaagaagaaaaggaaaaggcaaacaGAGCACTTAAGCTAACAAAATCCCACCAGGATaaagaacaaaaagcaaaagaaggtAAAGGGACTGAAAACACTGATTGTGtcaaacagaagaaagaacatGATAGTGAGACAAAGAGCCGAAATTCAAAGCCTGGCAGGAACGACAAGGAGTTTGAACAGGAAGAGTattatttgaaggaaaaatttgAAAGTGTGATTGAGTCactgaagatatttaaaaatgatCCCTTATTCTTTAAACCAG GTAGCCAGTTCTTGTACTCAACATATGGCTTTACTCTCTTAAGTGCTGTTGTGGAGAGAGCTTCAGGACAAAAATTTACAGATTACATGCTGAAAATGTTTCGTGATTTGGATATGCTGTCAACTGTCCTGGATGACAATGAGGCAATGATATATAACAGAGCAAG GTGTTACATTTACAACAAAAAGGGACGGCTGGTAAATGCACCGTATGTAGACAACTCTTACAAGTGGGCTGGTGGTGGCTTCCTGTCATCAGTAGGTGACCTCCTGAAATTTGGAAATGCCTTGTTGTACAGTTATCAAGCTGGacaatttaaaaacaagaacAGCAAACTTCTTCCAGGGTACCTCAAGCCAAGCACAGTTGCAATGATGTGGACTCCAGTGCCAAAAACAGAAGTGTCGTGGGACAGGGATGGTAAATACGCCATGGCTTGGGCTGTGGTAGAGAAAAGCCAAcagtgtggctgctgcagacagcagagACACTATGCATCTCAcactgggggtgctgtgggggcCAGCAGCGTCCTCCTCATCCTGCCTGAAGAGCTGGAGCCTGAAGCTGGGGGTACCTGGCCAGGGGCACCGCCCAGAGGGGTCATTGTCACCATTATCTGTAACATGCAATCGGTTTCGCTCAACAGCACCGCCTTAAAGATCGCCAGGGAGTTCGAGAGAGAGAAACAGGCGCAGTGTGTGGGCTGA
- the RPS27L gene encoding ribosomal protein eS27-like, which produces MPLAKDLVHPSLEDEKRKHKKKRLVQSPNSYFMDVKCPGCYKITTVFSHAQTVVLCVGCSTVLCQPTGGKARLTEGCSFRRKQH; this is translated from the exons ATGCCT CTGGCCAAAGACCTGGTGCATCCCTCCTTAGAGGATGAGAAGAGGAAGCACAAAAAGAAACGTCTCGTGCAGAGCCCAAACTCCTACTTTATGGATGTAAAATGTCCAG GATGCTACAAGATCACCACGGTGTTCAGCCATGCTCAGACAGTAGTTCTGTGTGTAGGGTGCTCAACTGTCCTGTGCCAGCCAACTGGGGGCAAAGCCAGGCTCACAGAAG GCTGTTCATTTAGAAGAAAGCAACACTGA